In Nocardia yunnanensis, one DNA window encodes the following:
- a CDS encoding serine/threonine-protein kinase → MNSGRAMVDGRFELIEPLGSGGMGTVWRAYDIALHREVALKEVRAEGDATSAEVQRERVLREARALARIAHPNVVAIHHIVDTPAEKHPWIVMELVAGGSLSDRMARGAMPPEQAARIGRGILAGLRAAHAVGVLHRDVKPPNVLLRADGSPVLTDFGIAAVNDLTGLTSTGSVVGSLPYVAPERLQGHEGNPASDLWSLGLVLFAAVEGYQPMRRDTDVATLAAVLMGAVPPPRRAGALMPVLNALLVPNPGQRPPADQVDRMLAQVTGSGSAPAEALVYPPISGSHRTVTASQDFAPPPAQGFTPSQGFTPPQGFTPPHGYATVQQPRDATGGQPFPLIAPDPVPAGPQRIPRPLILTGVAVVLAVAAVAGVAVWASSSGEGSSAPRSAQALPSGITLPSGVSLPSGIVVPTVAATGPAAPAVDLVTPDAMRTAVAALEKVSGGKQFLDITIYPEYISAGAPVPNEPKHYDKFSYRDGAAKRDGVGGQLTDPTIELSSIDWDILPDLLKTAQQKLNVPNPKSHYVIVDPAWTFNDNKPSLLVYYSDDYNGGGYVAANLDGSIVRVYAR, encoded by the coding sequence GTGAATTCCGGGCGGGCGATGGTCGACGGGCGTTTCGAGTTGATCGAGCCCCTCGGTAGCGGCGGTATGGGCACGGTGTGGCGGGCCTACGACATCGCGCTGCATCGCGAGGTCGCGTTGAAAGAGGTGCGCGCGGAAGGCGACGCGACCTCCGCGGAGGTGCAGCGGGAACGGGTGCTGCGGGAGGCTCGCGCGCTGGCGCGCATCGCGCACCCGAACGTGGTGGCCATCCACCACATCGTGGACACCCCGGCCGAGAAGCATCCGTGGATCGTCATGGAACTCGTCGCGGGCGGCTCGCTGTCGGATCGGATGGCGCGGGGCGCGATGCCGCCGGAACAGGCGGCCCGGATCGGGCGCGGCATTCTCGCCGGGTTGCGGGCCGCGCACGCGGTGGGGGTGCTGCATCGGGATGTGAAGCCCCCCAACGTCTTGCTGCGCGCCGACGGATCGCCGGTGCTGACCGATTTCGGAATCGCCGCGGTGAACGATCTGACCGGGCTCACCTCCACCGGCAGCGTGGTCGGGTCGCTGCCGTATGTCGCGCCGGAACGACTCCAGGGGCACGAGGGCAATCCGGCCTCGGACCTGTGGTCGCTGGGGCTGGTGCTGTTCGCCGCCGTCGAGGGCTATCAGCCGATGCGCCGCGATACGGACGTGGCGACGCTGGCCGCGGTGCTCATGGGCGCGGTGCCGCCGCCGCGTCGGGCCGGGGCGTTGATGCCGGTGCTGAACGCGCTGCTGGTGCCCAATCCGGGCCAGCGGCCGCCCGCTGATCAGGTGGATCGGATGCTGGCGCAGGTGACCGGGTCGGGATCCGCTCCGGCGGAAGCGCTTGTGTACCCGCCGATTTCGGGGTCGCATCGGACGGTGACGGCGTCGCAGGATTTCGCGCCGCCGCCGGCGCAGGGGTTCACCCCATCGCAAGGGTTCACACCGCCGCAAGGATTCACGCCACCGCACGGGTATGCCACCGTCCAGCAGCCCCGCGACGCAACCGGCGGCCAGCCATTTCCGCTGATCGCGCCGGACCCGGTTCCGGCTGGGCCGCAACGCATTCCGCGGCCGCTGATCCTGACCGGCGTCGCGGTCGTGCTGGCGGTCGCCGCTGTCGCGGGCGTCGCGGTGTGGGCCTCTTCCAGCGGCGAGGGCTCTTCGGCTCCGCGGTCGGCGCAGGCATTGCCGTCCGGGATCACGCTGCCGTCGGGTGTCAGCCTGCCCAGCGGCATCGTCGTGCCGACGGTCGCCGCGACCGGTCCGGCCGCCCCCGCCGTCGACCTGGTGACGCCCGACGCCATGCGCACGGCCGTCGCGGCGCTCGAAAAGGTCTCCGGCGGAAAGCAATTCCTCGACATCACGATCTACCCGGAGTACATCAGCGCCGGCGCGCCGGTGCCGAACGAGCCGAAGCACTACGACAAGTTCAGCTACCGCGACGGCGCCGCCAAGCGGGACGGGGTGGGCGGCCAGCTCACCGATCCGACGATCGAGTTGAGCTCCATCGACTGGGACATTCTTCCCGACCTATTGAAGACGGCTCAGCAGAAGCTCAATGTGCCCAACCCCAAGTCGCACTACGTGATCGTCGACCCGGCCTGGACGTTCAACGACAACAAGCCGTCGCTGCTGGTCTATTACTCCGACGACTACAACGGCGGCGGGTATGTGGCGGCCAATCTCGACGGCAGCATCGTGCGCGTCTACGCCCGGTAA
- the kdpF gene encoding K(+)-transporting ATPase subunit F, translating to MTQNIIGLVLAVGIAIYLVAALLYPERF from the coding sequence GTGACTCAGAACATTATCGGTCTGGTCCTGGCCGTCGGCATCGCCATCTATCTCGTGGCGGCGCTGCTGTATCCGGAGAGGTTCTGA
- the kdpA gene encoding potassium-transporting ATPase subunit KdpA — protein sequence MSTTVAGILFVVSLIIALAAVHVPLGDYMYRAYSGEKHSKAEKGLYKLIGVQPGVEMTWAVYARSVLAFSAVSVLFLFFLQLIQGRLPLHLNDPGTKMTADLAWNTAISFVTNTNWQNYAGESTMGHVVQALGLGVQNFVSAAVGMAVAIALVRGFARRHTGELGNFWVDLVRGTTRILLPFAVVFAIVLVAGGVIQNLHVYDQVAQTVGNTGSQTLPGGLVASQETIKELGTNGGGFYNVNSAHPFENPTAWTNWVEIFLLLVISFSLPRTFGRMVGSKQQGYAIAAVMATLAIISVTLMNLFQLQHHGTVPSAIGASMEGVETRFGVSDSATFATATTLTSTGAVDSAHDSYTSLGGMMTMFNMQLGEVAPGGTGSGLYGMLILAVITVFVAGLMVGRTPEYLGKKITPKEIKLAAAYFLVSPLIVLVGTAVAMALPGERAGMANSGAHGLSEVLYAFTSAANNNGSAFAGLSGNTVWWNTALGLAMVFGRFIPMIFVLALAGSLAAQGHTPASEGTLPTHRPQFVGMVAGVTVILVALTFLPMLALGPLAEGIHS from the coding sequence GTGAGCACCACTGTCGCGGGGATCCTTTTCGTCGTATCCCTGATCATCGCGCTGGCCGCGGTGCATGTGCCCCTGGGCGACTACATGTACCGGGCCTACAGCGGAGAGAAGCACTCGAAGGCTGAAAAAGGTCTCTACAAGCTGATCGGCGTGCAGCCGGGCGTGGAGATGACCTGGGCGGTCTACGCGCGCAGCGTGCTGGCCTTCTCGGCCGTGAGCGTGCTGTTCCTGTTCTTCCTGCAGCTGATTCAGGGCCGGCTGCCCCTGCACCTGAACGATCCCGGCACCAAGATGACCGCGGATCTGGCGTGGAACACCGCCATCAGCTTCGTCACCAATACGAACTGGCAGAACTACGCCGGTGAGTCGACCATGGGTCACGTCGTGCAGGCGCTCGGCCTGGGCGTGCAGAACTTCGTGTCGGCCGCGGTCGGCATGGCGGTGGCGATCGCGCTGGTGCGCGGCTTCGCCCGCCGGCACACCGGCGAACTCGGCAATTTCTGGGTGGATCTGGTGAGGGGAACCACCCGCATTCTGCTGCCGTTCGCGGTCGTCTTCGCCATCGTGCTCGTCGCCGGCGGCGTGATCCAGAACCTGCACGTCTACGACCAGGTCGCGCAGACCGTGGGCAACACCGGTTCACAAACCCTGCCGGGTGGACTGGTGGCCAGCCAGGAGACGATCAAGGAACTCGGCACCAACGGTGGCGGCTTCTACAACGTCAACTCCGCGCACCCGTTCGAGAACCCGACCGCCTGGACCAACTGGGTCGAGATCTTCCTGCTGCTGGTGATCAGCTTCTCGCTGCCGCGCACCTTCGGGCGCATGGTCGGCTCGAAGCAGCAGGGCTACGCGATCGCGGCCGTCATGGCGACCCTGGCGATCATCTCGGTCACGCTGATGAACCTTTTCCAGCTGCAGCATCACGGCACCGTGCCCAGCGCCATCGGCGCGTCCATGGAGGGCGTGGAAACCCGCTTCGGCGTATCGGATTCGGCGACCTTCGCCACCGCGACCACGCTCACCTCGACCGGTGCGGTGGACTCGGCGCACGACTCGTACACCAGCCTCGGCGGCATGATGACCATGTTCAACATGCAGCTCGGCGAGGTCGCGCCCGGCGGTACCGGATCGGGTCTGTACGGCATGCTCATCCTCGCGGTGATCACGGTGTTCGTGGCCGGCCTGATGGTCGGGCGCACCCCGGAGTACCTGGGCAAGAAGATCACCCCGAAGGAGATCAAGCTCGCCGCCGCCTACTTCCTGGTGTCGCCACTGATCGTGCTGGTGGGCACCGCCGTCGCCATGGCGTTGCCGGGCGAGCGCGCGGGCATGGCCAACTCCGGGGCGCACGGCTTGTCGGAAGTGTTGTACGCCTTCACGTCCGCGGCCAACAACAACGGTTCGGCCTTCGCGGGCTTGTCCGGCAATACCGTGTGGTGGAACACCGCGCTGGGCCTGGCCATGGTCTTCGGCCGTTTCATCCCCATGATCTTCGTGCTGGCATTGGCCGGATCGCTGGCGGCGCAAGGACATACGCCCGCCTCCGAGGGCACCTTGCCGACGCATCGGCCGCAGTTCGTCGGCATGGTCGCGGGCGTCACCGTCATTCTGGTCGCGCTCACCTTCCTGCCCATGCTGGCGCTCGGCCCGCTCGCTGAAGGAATCCACTCATGA
- the kdpB gene encoding potassium-transporting ATPase subunit KdpB, which translates to MSTPVLDSAPEQQAPKPKRGVSTGLFDPKMLLKSLPDAVRKLDPRVMWRNPVMLIVEIGAVWTTVLAIAKPTFFAWAIVVWLWLTVLFANLAEAVAEGRGKAQADTLRKAKTDTVARRLVDWSPGARVVEEKVAAPELQRGDFVVVEAGQVIPGDGDVVEGIASVDESAITGESAPVIRESGGDRSAVTGGTTVLSDRIVVKITQEPGGSFIDKMIALVEGASRQKTPNEIALNILLAALTIIFVFAVATLQPPAIFSKANNPGVLDNLALDGNGVTGIVLVSLLVCLIPTTIGALLSAIGIAGMDRLVQRNVLAMSGRAVEAAGDVNTLLLDKTGTITLGNRQASDFVPMPGVTSDELADAAQLSSLADETPEGRSIVVYAKTAYNKRERTPGELTGATWVEFTAQTRMSGVDLADGHQLRKGAASAVTEWVRSHGGEIPNAVGETVDGISASGGTPLVVAEIKKGTATLLGVIHLKDVVKQGMRERFDEMRRMGIRTVMITGDNPLTAKAIADEAGVDDFLAEATPEDKLALIKKEQAGGRMVAMTGDGTNDAPALAQADVGVAMNTGTSAAKEAGNMVDLDSDPTKLIEIVEIGKQLLITRGALTTFSIANDIAKYFAIIPALFVSIFPGLDLLNIMRLHSPQSAILSAVIFNALVIVALIPLSLRGVNYRPSSASKLLSRNLYIYGLGGIIAPFIGIKLIDLVIQFFPGMS; encoded by the coding sequence ATGAGCACTCCCGTCCTCGATTCCGCGCCGGAACAGCAGGCGCCCAAGCCGAAACGCGGCGTCTCGACCGGGTTGTTCGACCCCAAGATGCTGCTGAAGTCGCTGCCGGACGCGGTGCGCAAACTCGACCCGCGGGTGATGTGGCGCAATCCGGTGATGCTGATCGTCGAGATCGGCGCGGTCTGGACGACCGTGCTGGCCATCGCGAAACCCACGTTCTTCGCCTGGGCGATCGTCGTATGGCTCTGGCTGACAGTGCTTTTCGCCAACCTGGCCGAGGCCGTCGCCGAGGGGCGCGGCAAGGCGCAGGCCGACACGCTGCGAAAAGCCAAGACCGACACCGTCGCTCGCCGTCTCGTGGACTGGTCCCCGGGCGCGCGCGTGGTGGAGGAGAAGGTCGCGGCCCCGGAACTGCAACGCGGCGACTTCGTCGTGGTGGAGGCCGGCCAGGTCATCCCCGGTGACGGCGATGTCGTGGAAGGCATTGCCTCGGTGGACGAATCGGCCATCACCGGTGAATCCGCGCCCGTCATCCGCGAATCCGGCGGTGACCGCTCGGCCGTCACCGGCGGCACCACGGTGCTGTCGGACCGCATCGTCGTCAAGATCACCCAGGAGCCGGGCGGCTCGTTCATCGACAAGATGATCGCGCTGGTGGAGGGCGCCTCGCGGCAGAAGACGCCGAACGAGATCGCGCTCAACATCCTGCTGGCCGCGCTGACCATCATCTTCGTGTTCGCGGTCGCGACGCTGCAGCCGCCCGCCATCTTCTCGAAGGCCAACAACCCTGGCGTGCTGGACAATCTGGCGCTGGACGGCAACGGCGTCACCGGCATCGTGCTGGTCTCGCTGCTGGTGTGCCTGATCCCGACCACCATCGGCGCGCTGCTGTCGGCCATCGGCATCGCGGGCATGGACCGGCTGGTGCAGCGCAATGTGCTGGCCATGTCCGGGCGTGCCGTGGAGGCCGCGGGCGATGTGAACACGCTGCTGCTGGACAAGACCGGCACCATCACCCTGGGCAATCGCCAGGCGTCGGACTTCGTGCCGATGCCGGGCGTCACCTCCGACGAATTGGCCGACGCCGCACAGCTTTCCAGCCTCGCGGACGAGACCCCCGAGGGCCGCTCCATCGTGGTGTACGCCAAGACCGCGTACAACAAGCGCGAGCGCACCCCCGGTGAACTGACCGGCGCGACCTGGGTGGAATTCACCGCCCAGACCCGCATGTCGGGCGTGGACCTGGCCGACGGGCATCAGCTGCGCAAGGGCGCGGCCAGCGCCGTCACCGAATGGGTGCGCTCCCACGGCGGCGAGATCCCGAACGCGGTCGGCGAGACCGTGGACGGCATCTCCGCCTCCGGCGGCACCCCGCTGGTGGTCGCGGAGATCAAGAAGGGCACCGCCACGCTGCTGGGCGTCATCCATCTCAAGGATGTGGTCAAGCAGGGCATGCGGGAGCGCTTCGACGAGATGCGCCGCATGGGCATCCGCACCGTCATGATCACCGGCGACAATCCGTTGACCGCCAAGGCCATTGCCGACGAGGCGGGCGTGGACGATTTCCTCGCGGAGGCGACGCCCGAGGACAAGCTGGCGCTCATCAAGAAGGAGCAGGCCGGCGGGCGCATGGTCGCCATGACCGGTGACGGCACCAATGACGCGCCCGCGCTCGCGCAGGCCGACGTGGGTGTCGCCATGAACACCGGCACCTCGGCGGCCAAAGAGGCCGGCAATATGGTCGATCTGGATTCCGACCCGACCAAGCTGATCGAGATCGTCGAGATCGGCAAGCAGTTGCTGATCACGCGCGGCGCGCTCACCACGTTCTCGATCGCCAACGACATCGCCAAGTACTTCGCGATCATTCCCGCGCTGTTCGTGTCGATCTTCCCGGGTCTGGATCTGCTGAACATCATGCGGCTGCATTCGCCGCAGTCGGCGATCCTGTCGGCGGTCATCTTCAACGCCCTGGTCATCGTGGCGCTGATCCCGCTGTCGCTGCGCGGCGTGAACTACCGGCCGTCGAGCGCGTCGAAACTGTTGAGCCGCAATCTCTACATCTACGGCCTCGGTGGCATCATCGCGCCGTTCATCGGGATCAAGCTCATCGACCTTGTCATTCAATTCTTCCCGGGGATGTCCTAA
- a CDS encoding potassium-transporting ATPase subunit C: MRMSAWIRQHIAALRALLVLTVITGIIYPAVVLGVAQLPGLKDKANGSLITKDGKLVGSSLIGQAFTDGKGNALVQYFQTRPSNSSPAADSTTGVSAIPDGYDPTNTSFGNMGPESVVDTLDANDPKKDKFSLLTTVCQRSQAVGQLEGVDGSRPYCTSGGVGAVLAVMGERDSHGLVTHPSQVVSVNEACSTDAKNPTTPFLDAYEGVKVECAKRGEDYSTGQIVPIRGDASADTPVPTDAVTASGSGLDPQISPEYAAIQVARVAKARNVSVDQIKAVVDAHKIGRALGFMGEPTVNVVELNYDLDTKYPVKA; encoded by the coding sequence ATGCGTATGTCAGCCTGGATTCGCCAGCACATCGCGGCGCTGCGCGCGCTGCTGGTGCTCACGGTGATCACCGGAATCATCTATCCGGCCGTGGTTCTCGGCGTCGCGCAGTTGCCGGGACTCAAGGACAAGGCGAACGGGTCGCTGATCACCAAGGACGGAAAACTGGTGGGCTCCAGCCTGATCGGGCAGGCGTTCACCGACGGTAAGGGCAATGCGCTGGTGCAGTACTTCCAGACGCGGCCGTCCAACTCGTCGCCGGCGGCCGACTCGACCACCGGGGTCAGCGCGATCCCGGACGGGTACGACCCCACCAACACCTCCTTCGGCAATATGGGTCCGGAGTCGGTGGTGGACACCCTCGACGCGAACGACCCGAAGAAGGACAAGTTCAGCCTGCTGACCACGGTGTGCCAGCGCAGCCAGGCGGTCGGGCAGCTCGAGGGCGTGGACGGCAGCCGGCCGTACTGCACCTCCGGCGGCGTCGGCGCGGTGCTGGCGGTGATGGGCGAGCGGGACTCGCACGGTCTGGTCACCCACCCGTCGCAGGTCGTCAGCGTCAACGAGGCGTGCTCGACCGACGCCAAGAACCCGACCACGCCGTTCCTGGACGCGTACGAGGGCGTCAAGGTGGAGTGCGCCAAGCGCGGCGAGGACTACTCCACCGGGCAGATCGTCCCGATTCGCGGCGACGCCTCGGCCGACACCCCGGTGCCGACTGACGCGGTGACCGCCTCGGGCTCCGGCCTGGACCCGCAGATCTCCCCGGAGTACGCGGCCATCCAGGTGGCGCGAGTCGCCAAGGCGCGCAACGTCTCCGTGGATCAGATCAAGGCGGTGGTGGACGCGCACAAGATCGGCCGTGCCCTGGGCTTCATGGGCGAACCCACCGTCAATGTCGTCGAGCTGAACTACGACCTGGACACCAAGTACCCGGTCAAGGCATAA
- a CDS encoding winged helix-turn-helix domain-containing protein: protein MTDRADDLSALRRLLNHRGVVELLDLLADRPRTVRDLRTALGLRRPGVSRVLRVVAAHGLVRTEGPGSWDDALSITTPIELTETGWRTVELLSSFTVWESLYQHSDPTRDL, encoded by the coding sequence ATGACCGACCGCGCGGACGACCTGTCCGCATTGCGCCGATTGCTGAATCACCGTGGCGTGGTCGAACTTCTCGACCTCCTCGCCGACCGCCCGCGCACCGTCCGTGACCTGCGCACGGCCCTGGGCCTCCGCCGCCCCGGCGTCTCCCGCGTCCTGCGCGTCGTAGCCGCCCACGGCCTGGTCCGAACCGAGGGCCCCGGCAGCTGGGACGACGCACTGTCGATCACCACCCCCATCGAACTCACCGAAACAGGCTGGCGCACCGTCGAACTCCTCTCCAGCTTCACAGTCTGGGAATCCCTCTACCAGCACTCGGACCCCACTCGCGACCTCTGA